CCGATGCAAGAGGAACAGGAGGGTTTTCCTGCGTGTGCGAACTTTGATCTTGGTTAATCAATATAAACGGAGGAGCTAGTTTTTAATGAGCAAGGTATAATTTTAGCTTGATGGCGATTCCCATCCTGGATTCTTGTGGAATTTCTTATCTGAGAAACATAAATATGAGCTGCTAGGCTCTTCTCGCTCTATTCCGATTATTTACTATCGAACAAGTAGTAGACATTATAGCCGATATGGTAAGTGATTTGATATTAATCATTTCATTGACCGAACCCTAGTTCGAACCCTAGAAGTTGAGTAGTATGACATTGAAATTAACTGAAACAACTCAATcaagcaaaacgaacaaaatcacATTATTACTCCATGGATATCTTTGTTCCCTTTTGTCTGTCGCCCTTTTTCCTCCTATTTaagtaagtgttttttttttgcacggcTGCTCGAGTAGATTTATTAATGAGTCGCTATTTTTAATCCATCTTGCCGTGGCTTTATTTAGCACGGTTCCCTTTAACGTCTCTTTAACGCACCAGCAGCACATTACCAACCCGCTCGGAGCAATTATATGCATTAGCACCGAACCAGCGCCGTACATACCAAGGTGTGTGGGAGCAGAACAGAAAGATAAGCgtaaagggaaaacaaactttccaccgtgaaaaaaaacaccccgcaCATGAAATAATGTCCATTTTTAAGTGGATAAATTATCCACACTGATCGGTCTTGCACGATCACCTGCAAAGCCCAGGTTTTGCTGGCCAtttggaatacaaaaaaaaaatcgtaacaaGGTCCATCATTTTAACCACCTAAGTGAGCAGTACAACGACATGACGCGTCGGTTTCGAGACCGGAGTGGAATGGTTTATCTCACCCCGGCCCCTTTTCTTCCCGGCCTGATCTCATCCCCATCGCTCTAGGAAAGCAGATGCaggtgtaaataaataaaacttaacttcTCATTTCCCATTTCCAACGGAGCTGAGCTGTCTGCCGAAAAACGTTTCCGTGATGTCCGTTACGAAACTACATCTACTAGGAGAtgtgcacatacacacacacgcccgttGCCAGGGGCGATTGCGTTTGATGATTGGATCTCAATCGAAGATGGCCGTGGCACTGTAATGGCTACCCCTTCCCATTTGCGGACCCCAAAAATCGAGCAACCACCCTGCGGTTCGATCAAGAGAGGCTGACAAGCGTGAGAGACACTTGCACACCTCACGCCCTGATGCAGGCCTGGGGGGGGTTCTTGCAGCCGACCAGGACGACATCTTTGTTTCGGCACCATTTGCCAACACTTCGGTGTGGCGGTGCTTAATTCGATCGGACCACAATCGATCGGTGCATCGGGTGCCTGCAGGTGCTGATCGCAATTCACGGCCAGTCGCTGTTTGGTTCGCTGGTGCTTCAACCGTAAAGTGTGACCCTGCTGCAGTTTGCACAGCTGCCGGaagttgctgctgccgttcAAGTAGTGTCCGTGTGCGCGATACatttccaccccaaaacaaacgtcTGGAGCATCAAGATGTCGGACTATTTTGTGAGTTAAATCGACAGCCCTGGCGTCCTTTTAATTTACAGCGTGTGCATACTGCCGTAGTAGGCGGCCAATTCCAATTAGTGTACAGTGCCAGGCTGCCTGCCTGCGACAGGATATTCGGTTTCTGTTTCGTACGAAATCAGCAAACCGCTGCACAAATTCTTCCGCCCAAAGCCGGCAAACCTTCCCCAACGGAAAGTGGCACGATCGATTCTGCTCTAATGGAGCGGACAGCGTGACACATTTCCATCTGTCAGCGGGCCGATTTTTCCTGCACTTTCCAAATGGACCGACCGTTTGCAGGAGTTGGCGACAGTGTGTCACATCGTGGTGCGGGACGAGCATCACTTAATTAGTGTCCAGTGACGAAAGAGACGGAATTTCCTTTCCCTGGGGGCAAACTACTTTCAACTTCAACTCAATTagtacgaacgaaacacagtCAAACACGCCCCGTACAAACACGCACCgcaaaaatgttattaaaatattgttgaaaTCGATTTGTTGGCTGACGGGGTGgtcgtttgatgttttgcatCGTTATTTTATCCGGAGggtaaaacataaatcaacgttctggttttccattttttctggCTGCTAATTCCCATGAAGTTCTCTACGGTTCAGGGCGCTTTGCGTTGATGATGAAGTAACGAGAATAACGGCCATCGTACTGTTTGTCCGTGTGTAAAGAGCAATTAAAATTACGATGAATGTTTATTGGTAAACCAGGCAAAAAGTGATGCATTTATGGGACAGATCAGCTAAATATgaatttcaaatgaaatttcaaTACGCCTTGATGCTTAACATAATTCTATTCTAGAATATCCAGCAGTCTAACATTTTGgaattttgctgttgttgatgttgctcgcagtacaataaattataagtACAcatgatattaaaatatgcgTCGAATAGAGCAGTTCCAAGTATTTCGTTCTAGTCGTTCATAATACTTTTCCGCTAAATATTTCTGCAAAGTAATTTAATACGCCAACACAGAGAAGCTCCTATGAAACCGCCCTCGATCTCCACGGTAACGTAAATTTACTTCTAATTGTGTTTATGCATTAGAGTCGAAAAATTGGAcacataacaaaaacaaagcggCCCATATCAACAACATCAATTTTGCTCCGGAATGCATGTTCCTATCATGTTTCCGACAATGTGTTTGTCTGTGCCGCATGCACTACATCATCCataactctctctctctctttctctcacgcTATCCCCCTTTCGCTCCCTCTGTCACACGCAACCGGATTCTATTGTTTATTGTGACAAGTAGAATGCTCCCTGACAGCTGCTGTTTCGGTTCGGTCGATTGATGCAATGTGCGGCCGCCACCAAAAACCAATAAATCATAGCGAACAGTGCCGCAGGATAAATTTTTCGCGGTCAGCGAGCACTCAACTTAACCGGGTCGTGAAATAATAGtgacaaaaaaacccccgcaGAATAAGCGAGGATGCAAAACCGGGGAACACGCGGCAGTGGAGTGTGTCAATCAAAAATCCAAACCGCGCCCTCGAAGATCAAAAAACCACGAACCACGCCACGGATCATTTCCTGCGAGCTTAGCTCCCACCCCCATTTGGCGTAGATGGGAGATATATTTTTAACGCAAGTTTTTCCACCCTTCATTTTCAGTAGGGACGTTTTCGTTCGcggtgggggaaaaaaagtaaataagcGTAACACGAGATGGTCGTGGGGGTCCCTGGGCGATCGTGTCACCGCGCGATGATCATGAATCAATCGTTAATAATTACATCAGGGTCCGTAGCGGATAGTGCTTGACCATCGTGAGCGACCGTGTTGGCCGCGCGCCAGAATTCCACCGAGCCGATTTGGCCCTTACCGTTGCCAAATGGTCTGTCTTATGTTTTTCCCCACGAGAAGCAGGCCGAGGAAGAAATCTGTGAAGGTGaattggagaagaaaatgattAATGCTGGCAACATAGGAGGGGGCGCTCGGAGAGGGGGAGTTGCTCAGTAACGGGGAAATGTTGCTACGGCCATCGTGCCAGTTGGTGCCGTTTCACCAGTCAAACACTAAAAATTCCTCTCcattaatatttataacgGAATCGCGACTCGGGTTCGCCATTTGCAGTGGCTGGCGTGTCTTTACCTTCCTTTGATTCCGAGCATCGGTTGTGAAAACGATTAAAGTCGGCACAAAAATGACCCAAACGGAATGCCATTACGATGGCCaaatggaaagcaacaaaaacagcacgAAGCAACACGACATCCGGCATTTAGCGGAAAATGGAAGAGGACGAGATACGGTTTCAGACGCTCAGCAAAAGGGGTTTCGATTTCACAGCCCATTTGAGTGGTGGATGAATGTTTCCGCTTTCAACCCTCTGCCCGGGTTGCCCCCGGGGTTCGTTGAAGTGTCCAATTGAAACGAACAGCGCAGGGTAATTCAAAATGCTTCAAGAGCGGCATACCGGTGGCAATGGACAGTTTGATCGACACCTGTTTATGCGAACGTGGCAGAGTTGAGACGATGCAGAGGACAGCGCTGCTGGGTGGGACAGTGCAGTTAGTTTACCGATCGGAAATGTCGTACAAACATGGCGGGATTATGAAGTACGGCAAAGCGTTCGGTTCAATTTTGCTACGTGAGGCAACAAAGTATTACTACACGAAACGCAATTAGTTGCAGTGAACAAGGTCGTTGATTAGTGTTTAAGTAAGCCGTGTACTATTGCTTCTCGTCTACCAACTGCAATCGCTAGCTGTcactttgacagctgtcagttGGAAGTGCAAGGGAAACGGCTACTATCAcgcattgaaataataatccaAACACTAACGTATTATTCATTTGTCACTCACTTCCCGTTGCAGGATGATGAGGAACAGAGAATGCTGATCATGCGCAAAGCATTCCAGATGTTTGACACGGCGAAAACCGGCTTCATCGAGACGATCAAGATCTCGACGATTCTCAACACGATGGGCCAGCTGTTCGACGAGGGCGAGCTGCAGGATCTGATCGATGAGGAGGACCCGGAAAGTACGGGCCGCGTTAACTTCGACGGGTTCGCCAACATTGCCTCCAACTTCCTgcaggaggaggaagatgcGGAGGCGATGCAGCAGGAGCTGAAGGAAGCCTTCCGGTTGTATGACCGTGAGGGTAACGGCTACATCACCACTAGGTAACACACGGCAAGCCTTCCAGGGTGGCGTTGTCGATAGCGTGACAAGTCCTCCTTCaccacactaacacacaccaAGACACAGTTCCGTTTCATGTCCAACTGTTACCACCCGCGTTCGTTCCCTTCTTATTCCCCGACCCGTTCAGTTGCACGTGTACGTCAAATAAGCCTTTAATTTATCGCCCGTTCATGCTACACGGTTACCGGGCATCGGTTTTGGCAAGTTCCGACGAGCCGCACGCTTGATTTATCGCTGTTTACCGTGTACGATAGTgtcattatttttacttttcaccccaaaaaaaccccaaccaaCCAAGCGTTGAAATAGTCGCTGGCGGGATTTGGTTTCCTCCATTGCCACTGATATGGCTAGCCGTGAAGAAATTATGCTCGGTGACCTCTTGGCGAACGCTCCAGACGTTCGACATGTTATCCGTGTGAACAGAAGTGTATGTATGAAGCGAAAACGAAGCCACCGTGTGAGCACAAACATTTAACGACCACAAATTTTCGTTGCTTTATTCATGGTGGAAAGATATACCGCTCTCGGCGAATGGTTACCGGAAGTGGTACGGCGCTCAAATGCGGCTTATCCTCGAACGACGCGTGACGACAA
This Anopheles marshallii chromosome 3, idAnoMarsDA_429_01, whole genome shotgun sequence DNA region includes the following protein-coding sequences:
- the LOC128713643 gene encoding troponin C; translation: MSDYFDDEEQRMLIMRKAFQMFDTAKTGFIETIKISTILNTMGQLFDEGELQDLIDEEDPESTGRVNFDGFANIASNFLQEEEDAEAMQQELKEAFRLYDREGNGYITTSTLKEILKALDDKLSNEDLDGIIGEIDTDGSGTVDFDEFMEMMTGE